One part of the Candidatus Eisenbacteria bacterium genome encodes these proteins:
- a CDS encoding GNAT family N-acetyltransferase has translation MPSENRRTAVESALRLYDIKTTDDFPPWLTFESLVQFLHENMRPYEDKPRDIAKALEYALSAAEGKGGFILVAARDSEMVGAIVILKTGMSGYIPENLLVFVGVQPSERGHGIGGRLVNEALDRCEGSMKLHVEYDNPAKRLYERIGFTTKYAEMRCSREERI, from the coding sequence ATGCCTTCCGAAAACAGGCGTACAGCTGTCGAAAGCGCTCTCCGCCTTTATGATATCAAAACCACTGATGACTTTCCTCCCTGGCTGACTTTCGAGTCACTTGTGCAGTTTCTTCACGAGAACATGAGACCATACGAAGATAAACCCCGCGATATCGCAAAGGCCCTGGAATACGCCCTTTCGGCGGCGGAGGGGAAAGGCGGCTTCATTCTCGTTGCTGCGAGGGATTCAGAGATGGTGGGCGCTATTGTGATTTTGAAGACGGGCATGTCGGGCTATATCCCGGAAAATCTGCTTGTTTTTGTTGGTGTCCAACCTTCAGAGCGGGGTCATGGAATCGGTGGAAGGCTCGTAAACGAAGCGCTTGATCGTTGCGAGGGAAGTATGAAGCTTCATGTCGAGTATGACAATCCGGCGAAACGGCTTTATGAACGAATCGGCTTCACAACCAAATATGCGGAGATGCGCTGCTCCAGAGAGGAGCGAATATGA
- the alr gene encoding alanine racemase, producing MHYSSYVEISRSSYNRNVKFLRKLLGPGVRFSSVIKGNAYGHDIATFLPLAETCGVDHFSVFSAEEALVADQCRGEKTELLILGYIDNAELEWAIDRRIAFYVPDFNRLKAAEAAARKVNKPARIHLELETGMNRTGMEGEELERAAGFCLSNPGCLLVEGICTHLAGAESVANYLRIQTQFEVFNELCRDLAARGLKGVIRHVACSAAALNYPETRLDLARIGIAQYGYWPNQETHMKYRILAEGEGRISKRGPLWGILRWCTRIMSLKDVKRGDFVGYGNAYQAMRDLRIAAIPVGYYHGFARNLSNLGNVLVRGRIAPVIGYVNMNMMMIDVTDCPGVEKDDEVVLIGRQNRHHITVRSFSDLSNYVNYEILVRIPATIPRVVVD from the coding sequence ATGCATTACTCCTCATATGTGGAAATCAGCCGATCAAGTTACAACCGCAATGTAAAATTTCTGCGGAAACTTTTGGGCCCCGGCGTGCGCTTCAGCTCCGTCATCAAGGGAAATGCGTATGGCCATGATATTGCCACCTTCCTGCCTTTGGCGGAGACATGCGGCGTCGATCACTTCTCGGTTTTCAGCGCGGAGGAAGCACTGGTGGCCGATCAATGCCGTGGGGAGAAGACCGAACTGCTCATCCTTGGATACATTGACAATGCCGAGCTGGAATGGGCGATTGACCGTCGGATAGCTTTCTATGTGCCGGATTTCAACCGCTTGAAGGCTGCCGAAGCAGCGGCGCGCAAAGTCAACAAACCCGCGCGTATTCACCTGGAGCTGGAAACCGGGATGAACCGCACCGGGATGGAGGGCGAAGAACTCGAGCGCGCCGCCGGCTTCTGCTTGTCGAATCCTGGATGTCTTCTTGTTGAGGGAATCTGCACACATTTGGCAGGCGCCGAGAGTGTTGCCAATTATCTGCGAATCCAGACGCAATTCGAAGTCTTTAATGAACTCTGCCGGGATCTTGCGGCGCGCGGCCTGAAGGGGGTCATACGGCATGTCGCCTGCTCGGCCGCCGCTCTGAATTACCCGGAAACCCGGCTCGATTTGGCGCGCATCGGTATCGCGCAGTACGGCTACTGGCCCAATCAGGAAACCCACATGAAGTATAGGATACTAGCCGAAGGGGAGGGGCGGATTTCGAAGCGCGGTCCTTTATGGGGTATCCTTCGCTGGTGTACCCGCATCATGAGCCTCAAAGATGTCAAGCGCGGCGACTTCGTTGGTTACGGAAATGCCTACCAGGCCATGCGCGATCTCCGGATCGCGGCGATTCCGGTCGGCTATTACCATGGATTTGCCCGCAATCTCAGCAATCTGGGGAATGTGCTGGTCCGCGGCCGCATTGCGCCGGTCATCGGCTATGTCAACATGAACATGATGATGATCGATGTTACCGATTGTCCCGGCGTCGAGAAGGACGACGAGGTGGTCCTTATCGGCCGGCAAAACCGGCATCATATCACCGTGCGCTCCTTCAGCGATCTCTCTAATTACGTTAACTATGAAATCCTTGTGAGAATTCCAGCCACGATTCCACGCGTTGTAGTGGATTAA
- a CDS encoding cysteine hydrolase, whose product MKRLIVIAMLVILATPVITPAQDEEPRPIRPALLVIDVQNKFIPMMDEDEQESSLRMINGAIWLFRRHELPVIRVYHTDPEWGPDPESEEFQFPESVFIQDDDPKIVKNYPSAFVKTELDELLKQRGINTLFLCGLSATGCVLATYHGAMEREYKVFMIEGALLSRDAEQTETIKDICSSVGWQALELLLDGFVK is encoded by the coding sequence ATGAAAAGACTAATCGTTATCGCCATGCTCGTCATCTTGGCTACACCGGTGATCACACCGGCCCAGGATGAAGAACCTCGGCCGATAAGGCCGGCGCTTCTTGTGATTGATGTACAGAATAAGTTTATCCCGATGATGGACGAGGATGAGCAAGAAAGCTCCCTGCGAATGATCAACGGTGCCATCTGGCTCTTTCGCCGGCATGAATTGCCGGTCATTCGCGTCTATCATACTGATCCCGAATGGGGTCCGGATCCCGAGAGTGAGGAGTTTCAATTCCCGGAATCTGTATTCATTCAGGATGACGACCCAAAAATCGTCAAGAATTATCCCAGCGCCTTTGTCAAAACAGAATTGGACGAGCTTTTAAAACAGCGAGGCATCAACACGCTCTTTCTCTGCGGACTCAGCGCCACCGGGTGTGTGCTGGCAACATACCACGGCGCCATGGAGCGTGAGTACAAAGTCTTCATGATCGAAGGGGCGTTGTTGAGCCGCGATGCGGAGCAAACCGAAACGATCAAGGATATCTGCAGCTCCGTCGGCTGGCAAGCACTCGAACTGTTGCTGGATGGATTCGTAAAGTGA
- a CDS encoding alanine racemase codes for MTRVVINLRALRHNLNTVDKWMQGSGAQWTLVTKVLCGHEATLRALHNTGVQSMGESRLENLRAIRSIAPEVETWYLRVPALASISDVIDLATVTLNTEDETIHALNEEAKRRGRIHRIIIMIELGDLREGILPGSLINFYNHIFQLDHIDVLGIGANLGCLAGAVPNVDQYMQLIMYRELLELKFGQKLPFISAGTSATLPLVLDGQLPEAVNHFRIGEAVFLGTDLVNGGLLPELRNDVFTLEAEITEIKRKSLFSDVETAEIGPFKKEYAEEFRPGQRGYRALVNVGELDTEVSGLIPENPNFHIAGASSDVSVVNVGDSPGGLSVGDVMCFRMTYSALVRIMANKYVDVDVEPSLKEYIALQDDEPEIPILPVLDCSETINEPGPK; via the coding sequence ATGACCCGTGTGGTAATCAATCTTAGGGCCCTGCGACATAACCTCAACACGGTAGACAAGTGGATGCAGGGCAGCGGCGCTCAGTGGACCCTGGTGACCAAAGTCCTCTGCGGACATGAGGCCACGTTGCGAGCCCTGCATAATACTGGTGTACAATCAATGGGCGAGTCACGCCTCGAAAACCTGCGCGCTATTCGCTCTATTGCGCCCGAGGTGGAGACATGGTATCTACGCGTACCGGCCCTGGCGTCGATTTCCGATGTGATCGATTTGGCGACGGTGACACTGAACACGGAAGATGAAACGATTCATGCCCTCAATGAGGAGGCGAAGCGGCGAGGCAGGATTCATCGAATCATTATCATGATCGAGCTTGGTGACCTAAGAGAGGGAATTCTACCGGGGTCGCTTATAAATTTCTACAACCATATTTTTCAACTGGACCATATAGATGTTCTTGGCATAGGAGCCAATCTGGGGTGCCTGGCCGGCGCCGTACCGAATGTCGACCAGTATATGCAGCTTATCATGTACCGCGAATTATTAGAGTTGAAGTTCGGACAGAAACTGCCCTTCATTTCAGCGGGGACAAGCGCGACATTGCCGCTTGTGCTCGACGGCCAGCTGCCGGAGGCCGTCAATCATTTCCGGATTGGCGAGGCGGTTTTCCTCGGTACAGACCTGGTTAATGGAGGATTGCTGCCCGAGCTGCGTAACGATGTCTTTACGCTGGAAGCGGAAATAACCGAAATCAAGAGGAAAAGTCTATTTTCGGATGTCGAAACAGCCGAAATCGGACCCTTTAAGAAAGAATATGCCGAGGAGTTCAGGCCGGGGCAGCGCGGATATCGCGCCTTGGTTAACGTGGGCGAGCTGGACACAGAAGTCAGCGGGCTCATACCTGAGAATCCGAATTTTCACATTGCCGGCGCCAGCAGTGATGTTTCGGTTGTCAACGTCGGTGACAGCCCCGGAGGGCTTTCGGTGGGTGATGTTATGTGCTTCCGAATGACCTACTCGGCCCTGGTGCGCATTATGGCCAATAAATATGTTGATGTTGATGTCGAGCCGTCGCTCAAGGAGTACATCGCTCTGCAGGACGATGAGCCGGAGATACCGATACTCCCGGTTCTCGATTGCTCTGAAACTATCAATGAACCGGGCCCCAAATGA
- a CDS encoding C10 family peptidase codes for MLCRNQNKHWYLQNSIPGLLILILLGVLSLLPLEARAETATADEMETVATNWLATMVHQHGDWAGEIHPRIESVQEIRVGETLLARCYSIFPQGHIVVPVLMEMSPVKVSSETCGLDVQQAQGFPQLLREILKHRAQLFMERYGSLAAAQPATGEVLFDRAHRETWDRYLAHPADFARSLGEDPLFSRGEVGPLLTTAWHQGDPYNNYAPMGDGGRCVVGCVATATAQIMRYWNWPPRGVSGWSYYWGGDTSCGGSSPGDWLYAEFSDPYDWDNMPNSCTGGCTPEQEDALAELNYEVGIAFEMVYGACGSGAYTSDIIDVLPNYFRYDNTINEVSRSSHDPDSWFHIIQDEIDAGRPMAYSFRYSATEGHAIVCDGWRDTQGFNQYHMNYGWGGSYNAWFSIDAIYHTYDIGQEKLYRRIMPKIGYVFTVLPDGSGDYPTIQAAIDDVLDADIIELGDGVFTGEGNRDLNFNGHPITVRSAGGDPEYCIIDCEGNPEEHRGFNFVSGEGASSVLEGITIRNGYMGADSSGAAIVCANNSSPTIRNCLIRDSESLNNGGGILCSGSSPLITESIFSSNLAAGNGGAIIVQDGAQPSITHCTFFANGALAGGALWISDDSAAEFENGIIVSGTGGGAVQCEGGVISDPLVCCDIFNNTGGDWVGCIADQYGVDGNISEDPLFCDQENENFHLQSESPCRADYNPTCGQIGALPLGCDVVIVSADGSGDFPTIQEAIDASLDGYIIELTNGIYVGDGNRNLDFGGRAITLRSQSGNPYACVIDCQGSESSTQRGFYFRSAEGPDAVVEGIKVRNGYRRYDSGGAAWCRDASNPTFINCVFSNNHTGISGGAIYCSGQSDASFINCTFYDNSADNGGAIYVSNSLPVISNCTFADNAAEVHGSALCTNSNTFNVQNSLFAYNDQMEAVHCLSQSVILSCCDIYGNSGGDWVGSIAGQEGVDGNICEDPLFCNPQIGDYAIAIDSPCAPFSPPNVECDLIGAWGTDTCDPSAVDSEPLPWSVHLGQAAPNPFRQSTTITYTIPGGSGGVPVHLNVFDPAGRLVRTLVNEDRSAGIHHVKWDGRNDNGAPVASGIYFYQLPFMGEKQTKRIVLIR; via the coding sequence ATGTTGTGTCGCAATCAGAACAAGCATTGGTATCTTCAAAATTCCATCCCCGGTCTTCTTATCCTCATCCTCCTCGGGGTGTTGAGTCTGCTTCCCTTGGAAGCCCGGGCTGAGACAGCGACGGCGGATGAGATGGAAACGGTCGCCACGAACTGGCTGGCCACCATGGTCCATCAGCACGGCGATTGGGCCGGAGAGATCCATCCGCGGATCGAGAGTGTCCAGGAGATCCGTGTGGGTGAAACCCTTCTGGCACGCTGCTATTCAATCTTCCCGCAGGGTCATATTGTCGTTCCCGTCCTGATGGAGATGTCCCCGGTTAAGGTCTCCTCCGAGACCTGCGGACTCGATGTCCAACAAGCTCAGGGATTCCCCCAACTTCTGCGGGAAATCCTTAAGCATCGCGCTCAACTCTTCATGGAAAGATACGGCAGCCTCGCGGCCGCCCAGCCCGCGACCGGCGAGGTTCTTTTTGATCGCGCCCACCGCGAGACATGGGACCGCTACCTGGCCCATCCGGCTGATTTTGCCCGCTCTCTCGGCGAGGATCCGCTCTTCTCGCGAGGCGAGGTCGGGCCGCTGCTCACGACGGCTTGGCACCAGGGAGATCCCTATAACAATTACGCCCCAATGGGTGACGGGGGTCGCTGTGTGGTCGGATGTGTCGCCACGGCCACCGCCCAGATCATGAGATATTGGAATTGGCCGCCGCGCGGTGTCAGTGGCTGGTCCTACTACTGGGGCGGCGACACCTCATGCGGAGGCAGCTCGCCCGGCGATTGGCTCTATGCCGAATTCTCCGATCCATACGATTGGGACAATATGCCCAATAGCTGCACCGGCGGGTGCACGCCGGAGCAAGAGGACGCCCTGGCCGAACTCAATTATGAGGTCGGCATCGCCTTTGAGATGGTGTACGGCGCCTGTGGTTCCGGGGCCTATACCAGCGATATTATCGATGTGCTCCCGAATTATTTCCGCTATGACAATACGATCAATGAAGTGAGCCGGAGTTCGCATGATCCTGACAGCTGGTTTCATATCATTCAGGATGAAATCGATGCGGGACGGCCGATGGCCTATTCATTCCGCTACAGCGCCACTGAAGGACACGCCATCGTATGTGACGGATGGCGTGACACGCAGGGCTTCAATCAGTATCACATGAACTATGGATGGGGCGGTTCGTATAATGCATGGTTCAGCATCGATGCCATTTACCACACCTATGACATAGGCCAGGAAAAACTCTACCGGCGGATCATGCCGAAAATCGGCTATGTCTTTACGGTTTTGCCGGATGGATCGGGTGACTACCCCACCATCCAAGCGGCGATTGATGATGTTTTGGATGCCGATATCATTGAACTCGGCGACGGGGTCTTTACCGGTGAGGGCAACCGTGATCTCAATTTCAATGGGCATCCCATCACGGTTCGATCGGCCGGCGGAGATCCGGAATACTGCATCATCGACTGCGAAGGGAATCCCGAGGAACATCGGGGATTCAATTTTGTCTCCGGGGAAGGAGCCTCCTCGGTGCTGGAAGGGATCACCATCCGCAATGGTTACATGGGCGCCGATAGCAGTGGCGCGGCGATCGTGTGCGCGAACAACTCGTCCCCCACTATTAGGAATTGCCTGATCCGCGACAGCGAATCGTTGAACAACGGCGGAGGGATCTTATGCTCCGGCTCCTCGCCTCTCATCACTGAATCGATCTTCTCGTCGAATCTAGCCGCCGGCAACGGCGGAGCCATCATCGTTCAAGATGGTGCGCAGCCGAGTATTACACATTGTACTTTCTTTGCGAACGGGGCTCTCGCCGGCGGCGCCTTATGGATCTCGGATGACTCAGCCGCCGAGTTTGAAAACGGCATTATTGTCTCGGGGACCGGCGGCGGCGCGGTTCAATGTGAAGGCGGCGTGATTTCCGATCCGCTCGTCTGCTGCGATATCTTCAACAACACCGGTGGCGACTGGGTCGGGTGCATCGCCGATCAATATGGAGTCGACGGTAATATATCGGAAGACCCGCTCTTCTGCGATCAAGAGAACGAGAACTTCCATCTGCAATCGGAGTCCCCTTGCCGGGCCGACTATAATCCCACCTGCGGGCAGATCGGGGCGCTCCCCTTGGGTTGCGATGTGGTCATCGTCTCAGCCGACGGCTCTGGAGATTTCCCCACAATTCAGGAGGCGATCGATGCCTCCCTGGACGGCTACATTATCGAATTGACCAATGGAATCTACGTTGGTGACGGCAACCGGAACCTGGATTTTGGCGGCCGGGCGATTACGCTCCGCTCGCAAAGCGGGAATCCCTATGCCTGTGTCATTGACTGCCAAGGCTCCGAATCCTCGACACAACGGGGTTTCTATTTCCGTTCGGCCGAGGGGCCCGACGCGGTTGTCGAGGGCATCAAGGTTAGAAACGGATACCGCCGGTATGACAGCGGCGGCGCGGCATGGTGCCGGGACGCCTCGAATCCAACCTTCATCAATTGCGTTTTCAGCAACAACCATACCGGGATCAGCGGAGGAGCGATTTATTGCTCGGGGCAATCCGACGCATCGTTCATCAATTGTACATTCTATGATAACAGTGCGGATAACGGCGGCGCCATCTATGTCAGCAACTCCCTGCCGGTGATTTCGAACTGCACTTTCGCGGACAATGCGGCCGAGGTTCACGGATCCGCGCTTTGCACCAATTCAAACACCTTCAATGTGCAAAACTCCTTGTTCGCTTATAACGACCAAATGGAAGCTGTTCATTGCCTCTCGCAGAGCGTCATCTTGAGCTGCTGCGACATCTACGGGAATAGCGGCGGTGATTGGGTCGGAAGCATCGCGGGGCAAGAGGGCGTTGACGGAAATATCTGCGAGGATCCGTTGTTCTGCAATCCTCAGATCGGGGATTACGCCATTGCAATCGATTCACCCTGCGCCCCCTTCTCCCCTCCCAATGTGGAGTGCGATCTTATCGGGGCATGGGGCACCGATACCTGCGATCCCAGCGCAGTCGATAGCGAACCGCTTCCCTGGTCCGTCCATCTCGGACAGGCGGCTCCAAACCCATTCCGCCAGTCGACAACGATCACCTATACGATCCCCGGCGGATCCGGAGGGGTGCCGGTGCATCTGAACGTTTTCGATCCTGCGGGGCGTTTGGTCCGAACCCTTGTTAACGAGGATCGTTCCGCCGGTATCCATCATGTGAAATGGGACGGCCGCAACGACAATGGCGCCCCTGTCGCATCAGGGATTTATTTCTACCAGCTTCCTTTCATGGGGGAGAAACAGACCAAACGGATCGTCTTAATTCGCTGA
- a CDS encoding amidohydrolase: protein MSDNDLIKLRQELHRRAETAHEEHRTASFITETLLRTKPAILHGKVGGRGIAAEYHSASRGPTVLLRCELDALPIPEQASIPYSSQNPGVSHKCGHDGHMAAMVGLANRLGAASPACGRVILLFQPAEETGEGAHLVLDDPVLKKLQPDWVFAFHNLPGYDLGKVIIRPGTFAYGSRGLAITLTGATAHAAEPEAGRSPALAMAQIIEGLSALSGAQTGPGEPALATVIHARLGVEAFGTTPGEGVVMVTLRGALEEDIDRLERTCRDLALRIAKAEGLDIDIEKREPFPATVNDSEAVQIVRNAALAAGLEVIELPHPFRWSEDFGHFTKLHRGALFGLGAGPDHPSLHHPDYDFPDKILGPAVAVLGGIVDRICG, encoded by the coding sequence ATGAGTGATAACGACCTGATTAAGCTGCGCCAAGAGCTCCACCGGCGCGCCGAAACCGCACACGAAGAACACAGGACGGCGTCATTCATAACAGAAACTCTTTTGCGGACAAAGCCTGCAATCTTGCACGGGAAAGTGGGCGGCCGCGGCATTGCGGCCGAGTACCACAGTGCCTCTCGCGGTCCCACAGTGCTTCTGCGCTGTGAACTGGATGCACTTCCCATTCCTGAACAGGCAAGTATTCCCTATTCATCGCAAAACCCGGGAGTCTCACATAAATGCGGGCACGACGGCCATATGGCCGCTATGGTGGGGCTGGCCAATCGGCTCGGAGCGGCGTCCCCGGCCTGCGGCCGGGTCATCCTTCTTTTCCAACCGGCGGAAGAGACAGGCGAAGGAGCGCATTTAGTATTGGATGATCCAGTTTTAAAAAAACTGCAGCCGGATTGGGTTTTCGCCTTTCACAATCTGCCTGGATATGATCTGGGAAAAGTGATTATCCGCCCGGGGACTTTTGCCTATGGTTCGCGGGGTCTTGCCATAACATTGACCGGAGCCACAGCGCATGCCGCCGAGCCGGAGGCCGGGCGGAGTCCGGCTCTGGCTATGGCACAGATTATCGAGGGGCTCAGCGCCCTTTCCGGCGCACAGACAGGTCCCGGCGAGCCGGCACTTGCAACGGTTATACATGCCCGGCTCGGTGTAGAGGCTTTCGGCACCACTCCTGGTGAAGGGGTCGTGATGGTGACTCTACGCGGAGCTTTAGAAGAGGATATTGACCGGCTTGAAAGGACATGCCGAGACCTTGCACTAAGAATCGCGAAGGCGGAAGGATTGGATATCGATATTGAGAAGCGCGAGCCCTTCCCGGCTACGGTCAATGATTCGGAAGCGGTTCAGATTGTGCGGAATGCCGCCTTGGCCGCCGGGCTGGAGGTCATTGAGTTGCCGCATCCCTTCAGGTGGTCCGAGGACTTTGGGCATTTCACGAAATTACACCGCGGTGCTCTGTTTGGTTTGGGTGCGGGGCCGGATCATCCGTCCCTGCATCACCCGGACTATGACTTTCCGGATAAGATTTTAGGCCCTGCCGTCGCAGTGCTGGGTGGGATTGTCGATCGAATTTGCGGCTAA
- a CDS encoding sodium:solute symporter family protein: protein MTDRLILWGIVISYMLFVFIKGVLKVRKVGTTDDFLVAGRNVPWFLLFATMGATVIGGGYSIGAIGKTYEWGILMLLVSMGGYLHFIFSGLVVAPQFRRAELYTVAGYFGHRYGEGPRFLVLILSLLFSVFIVAAQMAAFGSVLAAIMPGVADMAYALRWAIFISGIMVVTYSTAGGLLAVIHTDVYQFIVLFLGFVITLGFCIPDIADSYNAETGKFVPSRFSAVDIVNPVSLSAKLQDDGDSLAVYLQDKLAASSSTADEVRAAETADSAATGEAAPAGELVAGLNGLLDDPLLYSPEAFAGVRLTPQTRELLSEGASGRTLRRRNLSLLQDAFPTEITRNRMIPGVFFKVEGGKGWLFLLTTFLAFLLGETFAPGYATRYCVGRNIKETRLGIAGVGFFLAITFPVILFFIALYARIHFPDIDPQQALPMVVEQLHNPVIGGLMIGALLMAVMSSADSALNSATAIFVKDLFEHQLGWKDQGDGRMLRLARICTAVLGLTAILVAILWSDIIGLLLFTYHVWAPAIILPVVVGVVYKKRSRHLTRNIMITMLAATGLTLLYRAVLFLQNKFGWFPISDNAMNFMENFDPAVFGVAVSCIAYLILLAVSRIRREDI, encoded by the coding sequence ATGACAGACCGTCTGATCCTTTGGGGCATCGTCATTTCTTACATGCTGTTCGTCTTCATCAAAGGCGTCCTCAAAGTCCGCAAGGTCGGCACGACCGACGATTTCCTGGTCGCCGGGCGCAACGTGCCGTGGTTCCTGCTGTTCGCCACGATGGGCGCCACCGTCATCGGCGGAGGCTACTCGATCGGCGCCATCGGCAAGACCTACGAATGGGGCATCCTGATGCTTCTCGTCTCCATGGGCGGGTACCTGCACTTCATCTTCTCCGGACTCGTCGTCGCGCCGCAATTCAGACGGGCGGAGCTCTACACCGTCGCCGGTTATTTCGGACATCGATACGGCGAGGGGCCGCGCTTCCTCGTTCTAATCCTGTCGCTGCTCTTCTCGGTCTTCATCGTCGCCGCCCAAATGGCCGCTTTCGGTTCGGTGCTTGCAGCGATCATGCCGGGCGTCGCCGACATGGCCTATGCCCTGCGCTGGGCGATCTTCATTTCCGGGATCATGGTCGTAACCTACAGCACGGCGGGCGGGCTGCTGGCCGTCATTCACACCGATGTTTATCAATTCATCGTGCTCTTTTTGGGATTTGTAATTACGCTCGGGTTCTGCATTCCCGACATCGCCGACTCGTATAATGCGGAGACCGGCAAATTCGTTCCGTCGCGCTTCAGCGCCGTCGACATCGTGAACCCCGTATCGTTGTCCGCGAAACTTCAGGATGACGGCGATTCCCTGGCTGTTTATTTGCAGGATAAGCTGGCAGCATCCAGTTCAACAGCGGATGAAGTCCGCGCAGCAGAGACAGCGGACAGTGCCGCAACCGGCGAGGCGGCCCCGGCCGGGGAACTTGTCGCCGGCCTCAACGGCCTGCTCGATGACCCGTTGCTCTATTCACCCGAGGCCTTCGCCGGTGTCCGACTGACACCGCAGACCCGCGAGTTGCTCAGCGAGGGAGCGTCCGGGCGCACCTTGCGCCGGCGCAACCTCTCCCTGCTACAGGATGCTTTTCCCACCGAGATCACGCGCAACCGGATGATTCCCGGCGTTTTTTTCAAAGTTGAAGGGGGCAAGGGCTGGCTTTTTCTACTCACGACCTTCCTTGCATTCCTTCTCGGTGAAACCTTCGCGCCGGGATATGCGACCCGCTATTGCGTGGGGCGGAATATCAAGGAAACGCGTTTGGGCATCGCTGGGGTAGGGTTTTTTCTGGCCATAACTTTTCCTGTGATCCTGTTTTTCATCGCCCTGTATGCGCGGATTCATTTCCCCGATATCGACCCGCAGCAGGCGCTCCCCATGGTTGTCGAACAACTGCACAACCCGGTCATTGGCGGATTGATGATCGGCGCCCTTCTGATGGCTGTCATGTCCTCGGCCGATTCGGCGCTTAATTCAGCCACGGCGATTTTTGTAAAAGATCTCTTCGAACATCAACTCGGCTGGAAGGACCAGGGTGATGGGCGGATGCTGCGGCTGGCGAGGATCTGCACGGCGGTTTTAGGTCTGACCGCGATTCTGGTCGCGATTCTCTGGTCGGATATCATTGGACTGCTGCTGTTCACCTACCATGTCTGGGCGCCGGCGATCATTCTGCCGGTCGTCGTCGGAGTGGTTTATAAGAAGCGCTCCCGCCATCTGACGCGCAATATCATGATCACCATGCTTGCGGCGACCGGCTTGACCCTGCTATATCGCGCGGTGCTTTTTCTTCAAAATAAATTCGGATGGTTTCCTATTTCAGACAATGCCATGAATTTCATGGAGAATTTCGATCCCGCCGTTTTCGGCGTCGCCGTTTCCTGTATCGCCTACTTGATTCTATTGGCCGTTTCGCGGATTCGCCGGGAAGATATCTGA
- a CDS encoding acyltransferase family protein → MNRIVYLDRVKALGMLLVFFGHFIEKLYFAQAPGALLQWKAVYAMHMPLFFFLAGVFWKPGRRWFLGTALNKIKTRLIPVILFSLIALPFWFLISTPVIDMSRRAALYISGSPKLNWLCWFLVCLFTLEILLLVYSRFFRGFGRGRIIGLALFCYVIGWGFADYGDKLSFWTGIRKNFWFLNESLTAAGIYLTGFLFRDLLFEAVRPVRDFVILLGAGIIFFATFNLNQGPFEHLYPVAIMAASRHGQPVLFVLTALAGIIFVIWLLKMIPLKAPLADFIGRNTIIYLGLNGLCFHFFDTWIYEWVGYTPGSPWMTFGYTMVYSIVMMMFFIPMAWMLRRFVPELVGLPWSGSSLLPKMKWGQ, encoded by the coding sequence ATGAATCGTATTGTCTACTTGGATCGAGTTAAAGCCCTTGGGATGCTCCTGGTTTTTTTTGGTCATTTTATTGAGAAACTCTATTTTGCACAGGCCCCCGGCGCTTTGCTTCAATGGAAGGCCGTCTATGCGATGCATATGCCTCTCTTCTTTTTCCTGGCGGGGGTTTTTTGGAAGCCGGGAAGAAGATGGTTTCTGGGAACGGCGCTGAACAAAATAAAAACGCGCCTGATTCCCGTCATTCTCTTTTCATTGATCGCTCTGCCCTTCTGGTTCTTGATTTCGACGCCCGTTATCGATATGTCGCGCAGAGCCGCCTTATACATATCGGGATCACCAAAACTGAATTGGCTTTGCTGGTTTCTGGTTTGCCTCTTCACGCTGGAAATCCTACTTTTGGTTTACTCGAGGTTTTTTAGGGGATTCGGCCGCGGCAGGATCATCGGTCTCGCTCTTTTTTGTTATGTCATCGGCTGGGGGTTCGCCGATTACGGGGATAAGTTGAGTTTTTGGACGGGCATTCGCAAGAATTTCTGGTTCTTGAATGAATCGCTGACCGCGGCGGGAATCTACCTAACCGGCTTTCTCTTCAGGGATCTGCTTTTTGAAGCTGTTCGACCGGTGAGGGATTTTGTTATTCTTCTGGGTGCCGGAATTATCTTTTTCGCGACATTCAATCTGAACCAGGGGCCATTTGAGCATCTTTATCCGGTCGCCATCATGGCGGCATCAAGACACGGCCAGCCGGTGCTCTTTGTTCTGACCGCGCTGGCAGGGATAATCTTTGTTATCTGGTTGCTGAAAATGATTCCTTTAAAAGCCCCCCTGGCTGATTTTATCGGGCGGAACACGATTATCTATCTCGGTTTGAATGGGCTCTGCTTCCACTTTTTTGATACTTGGATCTATGAATGGGTCGGGTACACGCCTGGGAGCCCTTGGATGACATTCGGCTATACAATGGTCTATTCAATTGTAATGATGATGTTCTTCATTCCAATGGCCTGGATGTTGAGGCGCTTCGTGCCTGAGTTGGTCGGCCTGCCCTGGTCGGGGTCGTCGCTTCTCCCAAAGATGAAGTGGGGGCAATAG